One window from the genome of Leptospira broomii serovar Hurstbridge str. 5399 encodes:
- the rsgA gene encoding ribosome small subunit-dependent GTPase A, whose amino-acid sequence MNHRPDLSLSAWDRDREREFQIISSLFGLRESFPARIIGEQGQEFKLQTAFEEGIGILTGALRFGANSILDLPIAGDWVLATKMDSEQFLIHSVLPRRSLLVRKSKGNLQRPDPIYANMDYIFLLHGLDGDFQPRRLERTLVQLWESGALPVIVLTKKDLYSDNQNELFDRIAQVKESCVGVEVHSISIFESIGLEELADYWSKESTSAFIGSSGVGKSSLLNLLLGKEFREVQNVRESDSKGKHTTSNRWMFRLSSGAWILDNPGMREIQLWSDGSGLAETFPEILEAAKGCKFPDCFHHSEPNCGVKTALEQGRISEDRFKSYLKLQRELSRNAQLASPTSGEARAQKAKWKSIHKEQKRLQHQREKERYQ is encoded by the coding sequence ATGAATCACAGACCAGATCTTTCTCTATCCGCATGGGACCGCGATAGGGAAAGAGAATTTCAAATTATATCTTCGCTATTCGGACTCCGGGAATCTTTTCCCGCACGAATCATCGGAGAGCAAGGGCAAGAGTTTAAACTCCAAACGGCTTTCGAAGAAGGAATCGGTATCTTAACGGGTGCGCTTCGTTTTGGAGCGAATTCCATTTTGGATTTACCGATTGCCGGAGATTGGGTACTCGCTACAAAAATGGATTCGGAACAATTTCTGATCCATTCCGTTCTTCCTCGTCGGAGTTTGCTCGTACGTAAATCCAAAGGAAATTTGCAGAGACCGGATCCGATCTACGCAAATATGGATTATATTTTTCTTTTGCACGGTTTGGATGGCGACTTCCAACCCAGGCGATTGGAAAGAACTCTCGTGCAGCTTTGGGAGAGCGGCGCCTTGCCTGTGATCGTTTTGACGAAGAAGGATCTCTACAGCGATAACCAAAATGAGTTATTCGATAGGATCGCACAGGTGAAAGAGTCTTGCGTGGGAGTTGAGGTTCATTCTATTTCAATATTCGAGTCGATCGGTTTGGAAGAATTGGCGGACTATTGGAGTAAAGAATCCACTTCGGCCTTTATCGGATCTTCCGGAGTGGGGAAATCCTCTCTATTAAATCTTCTTTTGGGGAAAGAATTTAGGGAGGTCCAAAACGTTCGCGAATCGGATTCGAAGGGAAAACATACGACGAGCAATCGTTGGATGTTTCGTCTATCGTCGGGCGCCTGGATTTTGGATAATCCGGGAATGAGGGAGATCCAACTTTGGTCGGACGGTTCGGGGCTCGCGGAAACTTTTCCGGAAATTTTGGAAGCAGCGAAAGGCTGTAAGTTTCCTGACTGTTTCCATCATAGCGAGCCGAATTGCGGAGTAAAGACCGCTCTGGAGCAAGGGAGAATTTCGGAAGATCGCTTCAAAAGCTATCTCAAATTGCAAAGGGAATTATCTCGGAATGCGCAATTGGCTTCCCCGACTTCCGGCGAGGCCCGCGCACAAAAAGCGAAATGGAAATCGATTCATAAGGAGCAGAAAAGACTGCAGCATCAAAGGGAAAAAGAACGGTATCAATGA
- a CDS encoding ABC-2 family transporter protein: MNLKSKQSLSFFFFSMFLQLPVLIKLTFLQVQRRKALFFLFSLLAFYLLGEWFCTSTFGETVTKGVSVGTYFTLSSLWVTVFLVMMTSDLLRQDLDSQVHTLWLSRPLDPLVYLAGKGITLLILVVLFLVGAFAIHSSFAIEIPWDFLLYQGVMFLSYGFLVVFALLITLTANQTISVLLSFGLLLGTAILDFIVYNGVVDGSAELAENQKLFVKIAYWILPQLGTVYYHAGRLLEGKVEDPYSYGPYSFLQVGAWILLLKATLIGAIRRKEI; this comes from the coding sequence ATGAATTTAAAATCGAAACAATCGCTTTCATTTTTTTTCTTCTCTATGTTTTTGCAGCTTCCTGTTCTTATAAAGCTTACGTTTTTGCAGGTGCAACGTAGGAAAGCGTTATTCTTCCTATTTTCACTCCTTGCATTTTATCTCTTAGGGGAATGGTTTTGTACCAGCACCTTCGGTGAGACTGTTACGAAAGGAGTATCGGTCGGGACGTATTTTACTCTCTCTTCCCTTTGGGTGACGGTTTTTCTGGTGATGATGACTTCCGATTTATTACGTCAGGATCTCGATTCCCAGGTTCATACTCTTTGGCTGAGCAGACCTCTCGATCCTTTGGTATATTTGGCCGGGAAAGGGATTACGTTATTAATCTTGGTCGTACTTTTTTTGGTCGGAGCGTTTGCCATCCACTCCTCCTTTGCGATCGAAATTCCCTGGGATTTTTTACTCTATCAAGGAGTGATGTTTCTATCCTACGGTTTTTTAGTGGTCTTTGCGTTATTAATCACTTTAACCGCCAATCAGACGATTTCCGTTTTACTGTCCTTCGGATTACTTCTCGGAACGGCCATTTTGGATTTTATCGTATATAACGGCGTGGTCGACGGGTCCGCTGAATTGGCCGAGAATCAAAAGCTTTTTGTCAAAATCGCGTATTGGATTCTGCCGCAACTCGGAACCGTATATTACCACGCAGGAAGACTTTTAGAGGGAAAAGTGGAAGACCCATATTCATACGGGCCTTATTCTTTTTTACAAGTCGGCGCCTGGATTTTACTTTTGAAGGCGACATTGATCGGAGCAATCCGTCGTAAGGAAATTTAA
- a CDS encoding HDOD domain-containing protein, with product MNINWYHFEKEGYYLSVRNVNERIERLNPLYIRITTLNRNVDKLLNVLLDRYLVYLDAISLKESVFSILRESVMNAVKANSKRIFFSENNLNISNPDDYSKGMANFKKEMIRDKERYAELLEKVKFHCLITMAFNRTSFLMRVSNNAPIIAEELRRVENRIGKSREYNDLGEVFADHADDSEGAGLGLAMSLLMLKNEGIEGDCYKLKAEGAITSAYIKIPLDFKHRNVSYQRTVEIIAEIDKLPTFPENLNQIMSLISKPDSSITQITESVSRDVSLSTNILKLANSASFAQGRKVETLDEAIKRIGLSELNNILLSLGTKKILEERYNEFEQIWERSSLSAYICRRLGERMGWKKTFLTNLVCAALLHDIGLVLMLSLEPEIVAKLTELTGKNLLASTLGLEEAALGITHTSLGSMICEKWNFSDTIRVAAEYHHRPLMAKKESRDVVFAVYLSDWIIDCYEGKADPAAIHWEVLQHFGFKKDEEWKEFGDKIINEYKAFQRQSR from the coding sequence ATGAACATAAACTGGTACCACTTCGAAAAAGAAGGATACTATCTCAGCGTACGTAACGTAAACGAGCGTATCGAAAGGCTAAACCCTCTTTATATTCGAATTACGACATTAAATCGAAACGTAGACAAACTTCTGAACGTTTTGCTCGATCGTTATTTGGTCTATCTGGACGCGATATCTCTTAAGGAATCGGTTTTTTCCATCCTGAGAGAGAGTGTAATGAACGCCGTTAAGGCTAACTCAAAGCGGATATTTTTCTCCGAAAATAACCTGAATATTTCCAATCCCGATGATTACAGCAAGGGAATGGCGAATTTTAAAAAGGAGATGATTCGGGATAAAGAACGATATGCCGAGCTTCTTGAAAAAGTCAAATTTCATTGCTTGATTACTATGGCTTTTAATCGAACTAGCTTCCTAATGAGAGTTTCCAATAACGCTCCGATCATTGCGGAGGAGTTGAGGAGGGTGGAAAACAGGATCGGCAAAAGTCGGGAATATAATGATCTAGGAGAGGTCTTTGCCGATCACGCAGACGATTCGGAAGGAGCAGGGCTCGGACTTGCGATGTCGCTTCTCATGTTGAAAAACGAAGGCATCGAAGGCGATTGTTATAAACTCAAAGCGGAAGGCGCGATCACTTCCGCTTATATAAAAATTCCCCTGGATTTCAAGCACCGGAATGTTTCGTATCAACGTACCGTCGAAATTATCGCTGAAATCGATAAGCTTCCTACGTTTCCGGAAAATTTAAATCAGATCATGAGTCTGATCAGTAAACCCGATTCCTCCATAACGCAGATTACCGAGTCCGTTTCAAGAGACGTTTCTCTTTCGACAAATATTCTAAAGCTTGCCAATTCCGCTTCTTTTGCTCAAGGACGAAAAGTAGAAACCCTCGATGAGGCGATTAAGCGAATCGGACTTTCGGAGTTAAACAATATTCTTTTAAGTCTCGGCACGAAGAAAATACTCGAAGAAAGATATAATGAGTTCGAGCAAATTTGGGAGCGATCCAGCTTATCAGCGTATATCTGCCGGAGACTGGGAGAGCGAATGGGTTGGAAAAAAACGTTCCTAACCAATTTGGTCTGTGCCGCTCTACTTCATGATATCGGTTTGGTTCTAATGTTGTCGTTGGAGCCCGAAATCGTGGCCAAATTGACGGAACTAACCGGAAAAAATCTACTAGCATCCACGCTCGGCTTGGAAGAAGCGGCATTAGGAATTACTCATACTTCGCTCGGCAGCATGATCTGCGAAAAATGGAATTTTTCGGATACGATCCGAGTCGCAGCCGAATACCATCACAGGCCCTTAATGGCTAAAAAGGAATCGAGAGACGTGGTCTTTGCTGTGTATCTTTCCGATTGGATTATCGATTGTTACGAGGGAAAGGCGGATCCTGCCGCGATCCATTGGGAGGTCCTTCAACATTTCGGTTTTAAAAAAGACGAGGAATGGAAAGAGTTCGGCGATAAAATTATAAACGAATATAAGGCTTTTCAACGCCAGTCTAGATAG
- a CDS encoding ComEC/Rec2 family competence protein: protein MKRFLEERYRDWIPSSSFSYLVLGILASQFCRFLLADILLIWTGIGCISIVLISSLKPIRKKLLSFAWGIPLFFLLLTSGFTKRTAPLLNESKVWKDKSSAFVGKLLESANVEGLEKEISLGLVLGDAKNLNKDFKQDAKEGGILHLFAASGLHLGILLGCVFAFLKLFPVLGYFFPRVIPILLGLLYFSLLGFPVSLARAWVFSSFLLLQTLFFRKTRPSDLLLASTGILYLWDPVRSFGVSFLLSFGAVASILLLKPCLDLCFPRDAEETGILKKMGYFFRENLTLSFAAGLGTFPTLVAYFGTFSFGSLGINLLLVPLCGILLPLLYSALLLEFLSIPYLKDCLWIPVKLLINILESVTVFWSENELTFSKYYRGEAKQLALIVLSLFIIFLFLIRSLPIRDTIKKSLNLSFSPEGNTRIQKNMDPILLLRLSLLVFCIGFYYLLAASSRYIRLPPIFYGDKFSFVIRNEKELVLGGKCKYSSNLFYNSFGKDHQLFCGENSGQTKIERIYIEDESCIRWILSCFRRRTNVLFQYGGKKTTSSLNLTNWQIVPKRNRFSLPTESGQLVRFEVGKDSVFSLAKITQHGTGIILLSSRFGKSDNVKEWNKVRKQLGIGPGWEFIGSNELPGIPVF, encoded by the coding sequence ATGAAACGGTTTTTAGAAGAAAGGTATCGGGACTGGATCCCTTCCTCTTCTTTTTCATATTTAGTTTTAGGCATTTTAGCCAGCCAATTCTGCCGCTTCTTACTCGCCGATATTCTACTCATATGGACAGGAATAGGATGTATTTCGATCGTTTTGATTTCCTCCCTAAAACCGATTCGTAAAAAGCTTCTCTCCTTCGCTTGGGGAATCCCGCTATTTTTTCTTCTTCTTACTTCCGGATTTACTAAAAGGACTGCACCTCTTTTAAACGAATCGAAAGTTTGGAAGGATAAGTCGAGCGCCTTCGTCGGGAAATTGCTGGAGTCTGCAAATGTAGAGGGATTAGAAAAGGAAATTTCTCTGGGACTGGTGTTAGGAGATGCAAAAAACCTAAACAAAGACTTTAAGCAGGACGCTAAAGAAGGAGGTATACTTCATCTTTTCGCAGCCTCCGGACTTCATTTAGGAATATTATTAGGTTGCGTCTTTGCATTTCTAAAACTCTTCCCAGTATTAGGATATTTCTTTCCGAGAGTGATACCCATTTTGCTCGGACTTCTTTATTTCTCATTACTTGGTTTTCCGGTGTCTTTGGCACGAGCTTGGGTTTTTTCGTCCTTTCTTCTTTTACAGACGCTATTCTTTCGAAAAACACGTCCGTCCGATTTGCTTTTAGCCTCAACCGGAATTTTGTATCTTTGGGATCCTGTTAGATCGTTCGGCGTATCATTTCTTCTTTCGTTCGGCGCGGTTGCGTCCATTTTACTTTTGAAACCTTGTTTAGATCTTTGCTTTCCGCGAGACGCCGAAGAAACCGGCATATTGAAAAAAATGGGATACTTCTTTCGAGAAAATCTAACGCTTTCCTTCGCGGCGGGCTTAGGTACCTTTCCGACATTAGTCGCATACTTTGGAACCTTTAGTTTCGGTTCGCTCGGAATTAATCTGCTCTTGGTTCCACTATGCGGAATATTACTCCCTTTATTATATTCCGCATTACTTTTAGAATTCTTATCGATTCCTTATCTGAAAGATTGTCTCTGGATTCCGGTTAAATTGCTGATCAATATTCTAGAAAGTGTCACGGTCTTTTGGAGTGAAAACGAGCTTACTTTTTCAAAATATTATCGAGGCGAGGCGAAGCAACTCGCATTAATCGTTTTGTCTTTGTTCATCATATTTTTATTCCTGATTCGATCCCTCCCGATTCGCGACACGATAAAAAAATCACTAAACCTTTCCTTCTCTCCGGAAGGGAATACTAGAATTCAAAAAAATATGGATCCGATTCTTTTACTGCGTTTATCATTATTGGTTTTCTGCATCGGATTCTATTACCTTCTTGCTGCTTCGTCTCGGTATATACGATTACCGCCGATATTCTACGGAGACAAATTTAGCTTCGTGATTCGGAACGAAAAAGAATTAGTTTTGGGAGGGAAATGTAAGTACAGCTCGAATTTATTTTATAATTCTTTCGGAAAAGATCACCAACTCTTCTGCGGAGAAAATTCGGGCCAAACTAAAATCGAGAGGATTTATATCGAAGACGAATCTTGCATACGTTGGATTCTCTCCTGCTTTAGACGTCGAACAAACGTACTATTCCAATATGGCGGCAAAAAAACGACTTCTTCCCTTAATCTAACGAACTGGCAAATCGTTCCTAAAAGAAATCGATTTTCTCTTCCAACAGAATCTGGTCAACTCGTAAGGTTCGAAGTCGGAAAAGATTCGGTTTTTAGTCTGGCAAAAATCACGCAACATGGTACAGGAATTATTTTACTAAGTTCGCGCTTCGGCAAATCGGATAATGTGAAGGAATGGAATAAAGTTCGAAAACAGCTTGGAATCGGGCCCGGCTGGGAGTTTATTGGAAGCAATGAGCTTCCCGGAATACCCGTTTTTTAA
- the rsmA gene encoding 16S rRNA (adenine(1518)-N(6)/adenine(1519)-N(6))-dimethyltransferase RsmA: protein MSFPEYPFFKPTVIREFLAKKSSAPLKKWGQNFLIDPNAVRTLLQSADPEALKKSDLILEIGPGLGALSHLLVGLGKRVLLFEIDPVYYEWLKEFLPEAEIVLGDARATLTDSISDNCFLFGNLPYYITSELIVLSLERLSGLTGAVFLVQKEFAHRMTKEVSSLSVYAGAYGTFKNRKTIKAGSFYPSPNVDSSVLSYTAKPRFSNRELYQILEILCRVLFWGKRKKIGSSLKEAPLLSFYPTGLPLRLSEETLRLQLREAVETAGLSLDKRPEELKIEDFYKVVENFPLHF from the coding sequence ATGAGCTTCCCGGAATACCCGTTTTTTAAACCCACAGTAATTCGGGAATTCCTGGCAAAAAAATCCTCCGCTCCTCTCAAAAAATGGGGACAGAATTTTTTAATAGACCCGAACGCGGTCCGTACATTACTACAAAGTGCAGATCCAGAAGCATTAAAAAAATCTGATTTAATTCTGGAAATCGGGCCCGGCTTAGGCGCGCTTTCCCATCTTTTGGTCGGTCTGGGAAAAAGAGTCCTGTTATTCGAAATCGATCCCGTATATTACGAATGGCTTAAAGAATTTCTGCCGGAAGCGGAAATCGTTTTGGGCGACGCAAGAGCGACTCTAACGGATTCGATCTCGGACAATTGCTTTCTATTCGGAAATCTTCCCTATTATATCACTTCCGAGTTGATCGTTCTTTCCTTAGAGCGGTTGAGCGGATTGACAGGTGCGGTGTTCTTAGTCCAAAAAGAATTCGCGCACCGAATGACCAAAGAAGTATCTTCTTTATCCGTCTACGCAGGAGCCTACGGTACTTTTAAAAATCGTAAAACTATAAAAGCCGGATCTTTTTATCCCAGCCCGAACGTAGATTCTAGCGTCCTTTCCTATACCGCTAAACCTCGTTTTTCAAACAGAGAACTCTATCAAATTTTAGAAATACTCTGCAGAGTTTTGTTTTGGGGAAAAAGAAAAAAGATTGGATCTTCTTTGAAGGAAGCTCCTCTTCTATCCTTTTATCCGACGGGTTTACCCTTACGTTTGTCAGAAGAGACTCTACGACTCCAACTCAGGGAAGCCGTAGAGACTGCCGGGCTTTCTTTGGACAAACGGCCGGAAGAATTAAAGATCGAAGATTTTTACAAAGTGGTCGAGAATTTCCCTCTCCATTTTTGA